In Argiope bruennichi chromosome X1, qqArgBrue1.1, whole genome shotgun sequence, a single window of DNA contains:
- the LOC129958332 gene encoding uncharacterized protein LOC129958332 — protein MATNAEANAEERVASPDVTSEDIITNLDKQTKEFINQRISQSYVNIPFVSIEGDIPRHSARPEIYAVALPEHLLLKYGVLLYYDRALALEAIRRYRMGRYRIFTNLFDAVEYAIKPVEPKMKGEIKPKMGKGTKTSGSFLSWHFRLNLGTIYEEPQDWEAKDKVLHCNENEENGSHTVSRAQDLPTEETAGSPKDFQNNEESDSSKQVPAPKLNEPNNLGNDSTPEKENA, from the exons ATGGCTACTAACGCTGAAGCAAATGCAGAAGAAAGAGTTGCTAGCCCTGATGTAACTAGTGAAGATATCATCACTAACCTTGACAAACAAACAAAGGAATTTATTAACCAAAGAATTTCTCAAAGTTATGTTAACATTCCTTTTGTATCAATCGAAG GTGATATACCAAGACATAGTGCAAGACCAGAAATATATGCAGTTGCATTGCCTGAacatcttttattgaaatatg gcGTGCTTCTTTATTACGATCGAGCTTTAGCCTTGGAGGCTATCAGAAGGTATAGAATGGGCAGGTACCgcatatttactaatttatttgatGCAGTGGAGTATGCTATAAAGCCTGTAGAGCCGAAAATGAAAG GTGAAATTAAACCTAAAATGGGCAAAGGGACCAAGACATCCGGTTCTTTCCTGTCCTGGCATTTCCGTCTTAACTTGGGAA CTATTTATGAAGAGCCACAAGACTGGGAGGCAAAAGATAAGGTGCTTCACTGCAATGAAAATGAAGAGAACGGTTCTCATACGGTTAGTCGTGCACAGGATCTTCCAACAGAGGAGACCGCagg atctccaaaggattttcaaaataatgaggaGTCCGATTCTTCCAAACAAGTTCCTGCTCCGAAACTTAATGAACCTAACAACCTAGGAAATGATTCAACACCTGAGAAAGAAAACGcttaa